ACCTGAATTACCTGATTCGCCGCTTCCGTTGTCATCCTGGGCCTGTTGAAATAGGGCAGTGAAAGGCATGAGTGCCGCGCGAAGCATAACGGATGCCGCTGACCGACCCAACCCGGGAGATTCAATGCCAGTCTGCTCACTGATCCTGCTTGCCGGTGGCGCCGGACGGCGCATGGGCGGCGTCGACAAGGGATTGCTGCCCCTGGAAGGCCAACCGTTGATCAGCCACCTGCTGTCGCGCTTCGCCGGGGGGCATCAGGTGCTGATCAGCGCCAACCGCAACCAGCTCGCCTACCACGCCCTCGGCAGCCCCGACATCAAGGTCTGCCCTGACCTGCGTCCGGATTTCCCCGGTCCACTGGCGGGCATCGAAGCCTGTCTACCCTTCGCACAACATGATCGCTGCGTGGTCTTGCCGTGCGACATGCCATGGCTACCGGAAAACCTCGTGCAGGCCCTGCTTGACGCACGCCATGACCGCGCTCAGATAAGCACCCTGCACGACGGAGAACGCCGACAGCCACTGTGCATGGCATTTTCCCGGCGGCACTGGGCGAACAATCTGCGCGATTATCTGGATCACGGCGGCCGCAGCGTGCATGGCTGGCTGGACGACAAGCCGGTCATCGACGTGCGCGTGAAGGGCAAAGCGCGCGACTTCGACAATCTCAATACGCCCGACGCCTGGCCACACTGAAAAGTGTTACCAATCGGAACAGTTCGCCCATAAAAAAACCCCGCCGAAGCGGGGTTTTCTTTACTGCGTGCTACCTTCAGCTGGCTTTCGCCTTGGCCTTCGGCGGACGACCACGACGGGCTGCTTTCTTGCGCGCCGGTGTCTTGCGGGCCGCTTTCTTGCGAGCTGGCGTCTTGCGAGCCGCCGTCTTGCGCGGTGCTGTCGCTTTTTTCACCTTGGTTTTGGCTTTGCGAGCCTGCTTCTTGGCCTTGGCGGCAGCCTTCTTGGCCGCCGCTTTGGCTTTGGCAGCCGCTTTCTTGGCAGCAGCCTTGGCCTTGGCAGCCGCTTTCTTCTGCGCAGCCTTCTCTTTCTTGGCGTCTTTGGCCGCCTGAGCACGCACCTTGGTCGCGTAGTTACGCTCTGCGGTACGCAGTTTCTTGCGCTCACGGGTGACCAGTTTCTTGGCCGCCGCCTGCTCGCCACGCACCAGCTTCATCTGGTCACGCAGTTCCTTGACCTTCAGACGCAGGGTGTTGACCTTGGCGCGTGCAGCTTCCACGGTGCGCTTGGCCGCAACGGTGTTGCTCTTGCGAGCCTTTTCACGCTTGGTTTTCAGGTCGGCGCGGGCCTTGACGAGCTTGGCGTTCTCCGCGTCTACCTTCTTGCGCTGCTGGGCCAGCTTGGTGGTGGCCTGATCTACCTTCTTGGCGGCCTGATCCAGGACTTTCTGCTGGAGTTTGACCTTCGCTTCTGCATTGCTCACCGACTTCGGCACTGCCACTTTCTTCACTGCCGGGGTCTTGCGAGCAGCAGCCTTTTTACGGACTGCCTTCTTCTTCGCTACTCGAGCCATGATTGATCTCCTAAGCCATTACTCTGTTTTTGGTACTGCAACGGCTGAAAAGTAGCATAAAAAAAAAACGGTTGGTACATAAAATAGCCAACATTTTTTCCCGAAAGTAAAAAAAACGGCCGTTGAGCCCCCTTGGTTGCCCTTAAAACCCCTTTTTCAGAAAAAAATCACCGGCGACCACATTTTTACGCAGATCGACGGGACTCTCCCAGTGACGCAGATTGTCACCCGAAAATCATGCTGTTCAAGGGAGAGAGTATTCGTCT
This region of Isoalcanivorax indicus genomic DNA includes:
- the mobA gene encoding molybdenum cofactor guanylyltransferase MobA — translated: MPVCSLILLAGGAGRRMGGVDKGLLPLEGQPLISHLLSRFAGGHQVLISANRNQLAYHALGSPDIKVCPDLRPDFPGPLAGIEACLPFAQHDRCVVLPCDMPWLPENLVQALLDARHDRAQISTLHDGERRQPLCMAFSRRHWANNLRDYLDHGGRSVHGWLDDKPVIDVRVKGKARDFDNLNTPDAWPH